From Afipia carboxidovorans OM5, one genomic window encodes:
- the hflC gene encoding protease modulator HflC: MKAGLTGMVALIVLLLLVIVGYSSVFAVRQTEQALVVRLGEPIRVVTEPGLSFKWPFVDSVISIDNRILDLENPSQEIIASDQKRLVVDAFARYRIKNALRFYQSVGSVPAANLQLTALLNAALRRVLGEANFIQVVRDEREPLMGRIRDQLDKQAEAYGIGVVDVRIRRADLPDQNSQAVYQRMQTERQREAAEFRAQGGQKAQEIRSKADREATVIVAEANSEADRIRGEGDGDRNRIYAEAYSKDPQFFAFYRAMTAYETSLKSGDTRFVLKPDSEFFRFFNSASGAAPAGAPATSR; this comes from the coding sequence ATGAAAGCCGGTCTGACGGGCATGGTCGCCCTCATCGTTCTCTTGTTGCTGGTGATCGTCGGCTACAGTTCGGTCTTCGCCGTCCGCCAGACCGAGCAGGCGCTCGTCGTGCGATTGGGTGAACCGATCCGCGTCGTCACCGAGCCGGGCTTGAGCTTCAAGTGGCCGTTCGTCGACAGCGTCATCAGCATCGACAACCGCATTCTCGATCTCGAAAATCCGTCGCAGGAAATCATCGCCTCCGACCAGAAGCGGTTGGTCGTCGATGCATTCGCGCGCTATCGCATCAAGAACGCGCTGCGCTTCTATCAGAGCGTCGGGTCGGTGCCGGCTGCGAACCTCCAGTTGACCGCACTCCTGAACGCAGCTCTTCGCCGCGTGCTCGGCGAGGCGAACTTCATTCAGGTGGTGCGCGACGAGCGTGAACCTCTGATGGGTCGCATCCGCGATCAGCTCGACAAGCAGGCGGAAGCCTACGGCATCGGTGTCGTCGACGTCCGCATCCGCCGCGCCGATCTGCCGGACCAGAACAGCCAGGCGGTCTATCAGCGCATGCAGACCGAGCGTCAGCGTGAGGCGGCTGAATTCCGCGCTCAGGGCGGACAGAAGGCGCAGGAAATCCGCTCCAAGGCGGATCGAGAGGCGACGGTCATCGTCGCGGAAGCGAACTCCGAGGCCGACCGCATCCGCGGTGAGGGCGATGGTGACCGCAACCGTATCTATGCCGAAGCCTACTCCAAGGACCCGCAGTTCTTCGCTTTCTACCGGGCGATGACTGCCTATGAGACGAGCCTGAAGAGCGGCGACACCCGTTTCGTGCTGAAGCCGGACTCCGAATTCTTCCGGTTCTTCAATTCGGCGAGTGGGGCGGCCCCTGCGGGCGCGCCTGCCACGTCAAGATAA
- the hflK gene encoding FtsH protease activity modulator HflK — MAWKNQGGSPWGPGPKGPWGSGPQSQGPKPSDLEDLLRRSQDRIQQMMPGGHMSGMGIALLVVAGIAIWGLSGFFRVQPDELGAVLRFGKHVRTVQPGLNYHMPYPIETVLLPKALRVSTLNIGMTVSDDSGRRGRVVRDVPEESLMLTGDENIVDVDFTVLWRIAPDGVGNFLFNIQNPEGTVKAVAESAMREVIGRSDIQPILTGARNTVEAAVHQLMQKTLDGYGAGIMIQQVQLQKVDPPQQVIDAFRDVQAARADLERLQNEAQTYANRVIPDARGRAAQVLQQAQGYKEQTIAEAKGQAARFLSVFDEYKKAPDVTRQRIYLETMEHVLGPAEKIVLDSGGAGGQGVVPYLPLNELGRKAPAAPGQQQSGASR, encoded by the coding sequence ATGGCCTGGAAGAATCAAGGCGGAAGTCCATGGGGTCCCGGCCCGAAGGGCCCATGGGGCTCCGGTCCGCAATCTCAGGGCCCCAAGCCGTCCGACCTTGAAGACCTTCTGCGCCGCAGCCAGGACCGGATTCAGCAGATGATGCCCGGCGGCCACATGAGCGGCATGGGCATCGCCCTGCTGGTGGTCGCGGGCATCGCGATCTGGGGCCTGTCCGGCTTTTTCCGCGTGCAGCCCGATGAGCTTGGTGCGGTTCTGCGCTTCGGCAAGCATGTGCGCACCGTGCAGCCCGGTCTGAACTACCATATGCCTTATCCGATCGAGACGGTGCTGCTGCCGAAGGCGCTGCGCGTCTCGACGCTCAATATCGGCATGACGGTCAGCGACGACAGCGGACGCCGCGGCCGTGTCGTCCGTGACGTGCCGGAAGAAAGCCTGATGCTGACCGGCGACGAAAACATCGTCGACGTCGACTTCACCGTGCTGTGGCGCATCGCGCCGGACGGTGTCGGCAACTTCCTGTTCAACATTCAGAACCCGGAAGGCACGGTGAAGGCCGTGGCCGAGAGCGCGATGCGCGAAGTCATCGGCCGCTCCGACATTCAGCCGATCCTGACCGGCGCGCGTAACACCGTCGAAGCCGCTGTCCATCAATTGATGCAGAAGACGCTCGACGGCTATGGCGCCGGCATCATGATTCAGCAGGTGCAGTTGCAGAAGGTCGACCCGCCGCAGCAGGTCATCGACGCCTTCCGTGACGTGCAGGCGGCCCGCGCCGACCTCGAGCGTCTGCAGAACGAAGCTCAGACTTACGCAAACCGCGTGATCCCGGATGCCCGCGGCCGTGCGGCGCAGGTGCTGCAGCAGGCACAGGGTTACAAGGAACAGACGATCGCGGAAGCTAAAGGTCAGGCCGCGCGATTCCTCAGCGTCTTTGATGAATACAAGAAGGCGCCGGACGTGACGCGGCAGCGCATCTATCTCGAAACCATGGAGCATGTGCTCGGACCGGCCGAGAAGATCGTTCTCGATTCCGGTGGAGCAGGAGGACAGGGCGTGGTGCCGTATCTGCCGCTCAATGAACTTGGTCGCAAGGCGCCCGCCGCGCCGGGCCAGCAGCAAAGCGGAGCAAGCCGATGA
- a CDS encoding SspB family protein produces MATDLIRYDVLTRDALRGVLRRVLTDAAEHGLPGEHHFYITFLSNADGVRISPRLLSQYPQEMTIILQHQFWDLVVREDEFEVGLSFGGIPERLVVPFNAITRFFDPAVQFGLQFETAEMAGEIEPATIEEAEKLAIPAETTENPDDDGDDHPHDGGAQVVRLDRFRKK; encoded by the coding sequence ATGGCCACCGATCTGATCCGCTACGATGTTCTGACCCGCGATGCGCTGCGCGGCGTTCTCCGGCGTGTTCTGACCGACGCCGCCGAACACGGATTACCGGGTGAACACCACTTCTACATTACCTTCCTCTCCAATGCGGACGGCGTGCGGATCTCGCCGCGGCTGCTGTCACAGTACCCGCAGGAGATGACCATCATCCTGCAGCACCAGTTCTGGGATCTCGTGGTGCGGGAGGACGAGTTCGAGGTCGGGTTGTCCTTCGGCGGTATCCCTGAGCGGCTGGTGGTGCCGTTCAACGCGATCACCCGTTTCTTCGATCCGGCCGTGCAGTTCGGCCTGCAGTTCGAGACCGCGGAGATGGCTGGCGAGATCGAGCCCGCCACCATCGAGGAAGCCGAAAAGCTCGCCATTCCGGCAGAGACGACCGAAAATCCCGACGACGACGGCGACGACCATCCTCACGATGGCGGCGCGCAGGTGGTCCGGCTGGATCGCTTCCGCAAAAAGTAA
- a CDS encoding dihydrofolate reductase codes for MSASAPAVVFIVAIADNGVIGRDNTMPWHLRSDLQRFKQLTLNKPVVMGRKTFLSIGRPLPKRTNIVVTRDPAFRAAGAVVATTLDAAYEIALGDALRRGASEIMVIGGAEIFHQWMPRATRLEITHVHAEPEGDTFLRFEMAEWQDVARSRPARGPDDSADFSYATYARAGRH; via the coding sequence GTGAGCGCCTCTGCGCCTGCCGTCGTCTTTATCGTCGCCATTGCTGACAATGGCGTGATCGGCCGCGACAACACGATGCCCTGGCACCTGCGTTCGGACCTGCAGCGGTTCAAGCAGTTGACGCTGAACAAGCCGGTCGTGATGGGCCGCAAGACGTTTCTCTCGATCGGCCGGCCGCTGCCGAAGCGCACCAACATCGTGGTGACGCGTGATCCGGCGTTTCGTGCGGCCGGCGCCGTGGTGGCGACCACGCTGGACGCCGCCTACGAGATTGCGCTCGGCGATGCGCTGCGGCGGGGCGCATCGGAGATTATGGTGATCGGCGGCGCGGAAATCTTCCACCAGTGGATGCCGCGTGCCACGCGCCTCGAGATCACCCATGTCCATGCCGAGCCGGAGGGAGACACGTTCTTACGGTTCGAGATGGCGGAATGGCAGGATGTAGCGCGCAGCCGTCCTGCGCGCGGACCTGACGACAGTGCCGATTTTTCCTATGCGACATATGCTCGCGCGGGCCGTCATTAA
- a CDS encoding thymidylate synthase, giving the protein MHQYQDLLEHILSDGAEKHDRTGTGTLSVFGHQMRFDLAAGFPMLTTKKLPFKAIVHELLWFLAGDTNVRYLQNNGVSIWDEWADANGDLGPVYGKQWRSWQAPDGRSIDQITNLVQMIRTNPDSRRLIVTAWNPADVEQMALPPCHCLFQFYVANGRLSCQLYQRSADVFLGVPFNIASYALLMMMIAQVTDLAPGHFVHTFGDAHLYSNHLDQARLQLTRAPRALPTLRINPAVRDIFGFRYEDFKLENYDPHPHIKAEVAV; this is encoded by the coding sequence ATGCATCAGTATCAAGACCTGCTCGAACATATCCTCAGCGACGGCGCGGAAAAGCACGACCGCACCGGTACCGGCACGCTGTCGGTGTTCGGTCATCAGATGCGCTTCGACCTCGCGGCAGGCTTTCCGATGCTGACGACGAAGAAGCTGCCGTTCAAGGCGATCGTCCATGAACTGTTGTGGTTTCTCGCGGGCGACACCAACGTGCGCTACCTGCAGAACAACGGTGTCAGCATCTGGGACGAATGGGCGGATGCCAACGGCGATCTCGGCCCGGTCTACGGCAAGCAGTGGCGCTCGTGGCAGGCGCCGGACGGACGCAGCATCGATCAGATCACGAACCTCGTGCAGATGATCCGGACCAATCCGGATTCGCGCCGCCTGATCGTCACCGCGTGGAATCCCGCCGATGTCGAGCAGATGGCCCTGCCGCCGTGCCACTGCCTGTTTCAGTTCTACGTCGCGAACGGCCGACTGTCGTGCCAGCTCTATCAGCGCTCGGCGGATGTGTTTCTCGGCGTGCCGTTCAACATCGCGTCCTATGCACTGCTGATGATGATGATTGCGCAGGTGACGGATCTCGCGCCCGGCCACTTCGTCCACACCTTCGGCGACGCGCATCTCTATTCCAACCACCTCGATCAGGCGCGGCTGCAATTGACCCGCGCGCCGCGCGCGTTGCCGACGCTGCGCATCAATCCGGCGGTGCGCGATATCTTCGGATTCCGCTACGAGGACTTCAAACTCGAGAACTACGATCCGCACCCGCACATCAAGGCCGAGGTTGCGGTGTGA